TAGCATCCCTTCTCGCACCGGGCGCAAACCTCTTCGACCTCTCCGGGTTCCGCCTTGCAGCGGGGCCTGAAATCCCTGAGGCAATGGGCAACCAGGGCCATCCGCCAGGGTGCGTCGGCAAAGGCCATGGCGTTGACCCGGTTCACCAGCTGGATCTCCACCATATAGGAGAGATACGCAAAACGCGGTGTCCGCAGGATCGGATCAAGCCGGCCGGCCAGGGACAGGGACCCGAGATGTTCTTCGATGGGACCTGTAAAGGGAGACAGCGAAAGTTCCATCTTCTCCAGGAAACGGCGGTGGAGTTTTGCCCCGGTCGTGAACCGTTGGAAAAACCGCCACGGACCGCTTCCCTTGCGGACTGTTTTCAGAAGGTTCCGGGGTTCGGGTACCTCCGTCAGCATCTCATCAACGAGGCTGCCGACCACCTCGAAGTAGGCACGGGAAGATCCGTTGTCGTCTGAAAGGGTGTAAGTGCGGCCGGGGAACAAAGCAGTAGTCAGTAGTCAGTAGTCAGTAGTCCGGGAAAACTGGAACGAAACACAAGGAGTGAAGAACGTAGGGATATTGTTCTTCGCGCTTCGATCTTTGCTCTTCGCGCCGGCCTTTACCCCCATCACGATCTGGCCCCCATTTCGCTGATCATGTTCTCGTAGGCTCTTCGGATAAGCCGTTCGATCGGTTCCGGGGCGACCGGATCGAACTCGGCGAAACCGATGCTGAACCTGATCTCGTGCTGGTCTTCCATCTGTCTGTGCTGGGCCGCCACGTTCATCATGACCCTTTCGTAGATCGTCTCCGCGAAGACGAGAGACGCCTTGGGCAGGAAAGCCACGAGTTCGTCCTTGTCGTACCTTGCCAGGATGTCCGACCCCCTGAGGGAGTCCAGAAAGGCCTGGGCCACAAGGACGACGATCTGCTCGGCCGCCTCGTCACCCCTGGAGTCGATGAGCTTGTCCAGGTCGTTGACGTTGAGCATGACCACCAGGCTTTTTTCGGAGAACCTTTCCGCCGCGCTCAGCAGGGGCTCAACCAGTCCCTGGAAGGCCCGACGGTTGGAAAGGCCGGTGCTCTCGTCAACGGTTTTCAGGGTCCTCCCGGAGGCGGAGGAAGGCTCCCCCCAGAAACTTCCAGCCGGGGTTACCGCCACACCGATGAGAACAACACCCAGGGCCCATGAAAGCCCGAGCAGGAGAGAGAGCCTCAGGTCAGCCACGCCCGCTTTGTGGGGGATCATATAAACGAGAACGAGCCCTGCCGTCCAGAACAGGGTGCTTCCGAAACCGATGGATATTCTGGCCGCCCTTTTCAAGTCACCCTCCGAATTACATCTGTGCCTGAGCTATCAGCTTTAAGCTGCTGACTGTCAGCTTTTACCATAAAGCTCCATCACCGATAAATAGATTTTAACAGATAGGGTGCTCATCTGAAACCAGGCAACTCGAGGTTGTCCCCCCTTCCCACTTCCCCCGCGCCCTGCCGGGCACAAAAAAGATCCGGGGCCGCCTTGTGGCGGCCCCCGGATCCGGGAGCCTGGTGACAGTTCACATGTCGTTTCAGGAAAAGTATTTCCTGAAAAGCTCCTCCGAACTTTTCTGACCCTCGTCAGTGAGATCCACCGACCTCGATTTGCTTTTCGGGTTGGCGATGAACCCCTTCTGGTGAAGGCGGTCCAGGACTTCCCAGTCGTGTCCTTTCCATGTCCGGTATCCGGACGCATCCCGGAAAGTTGTCAGGTGCATGAGAGCCAGCACCGCCTCGTCAACCCTTTTTTCGTCGTATTTCACCCTGATCACCTCCTTTCCTGCCGCCGAAACGCGGCGTTTGGAAAGGGGGGGTGCAATCAGAAGGCCAGGTGCTCGTGTGTGCGTAAGTCCGTAGATGCGTAAGTCCGTAAGTGCATGGGTGCGTGGGTGCGCAGGTACTTATTTGCGTAAATTCGCTACTTGAATGCCTTTTCGCATTTACGCTTTACGCACGTACGCTCCACGTGATCACTTTCCCGGTAGCGACAAGGCGAAGTCACGGCCAAGTGCGAGCCATCTTTCCAGTTCGTCCGGGTCCTCCCACCGGGAGCCGTCCACCATGACCCATCCCTTCATGGCTTTCCCCGTTACGTCGAAGGGGGTGATGCCATCCTCCTGGAGAAACCGCTCAGCAGTCTCGGGGCCGGTGCGGACGATGAGATAATCTTGCCAGATCCCGAAACCCATGTTCCCCCGGATGAGATAACACACCCCGCCGAACAT
The genomic region above belongs to bacterium and contains:
- a CDS encoding DUF116 domain-containing protein, whose protein sequence is MFPGRTYTLSDDNGSSRAYFEVVGSLVDEMLTEVPEPRNLLKTVRKGSGPWRFFQRFTTGAKLHRRFLEKMELSLSPFTGPIEEHLGSLSLAGRLDPILRTPRFAYLSYMVEIQLVNRVNAMAFADAPWRMALVAHCLRDFRPRCKAEPGEVEEVCARCEKGCYVGSGARILEKYRVETFISVSMDHPKLFTRLKGEHPEMGVLGIACIPELVMGMRLCDGMGIPAVGVPLDANRCTRWMDECLETTYYSLEQLEKLLKGKI
- a CDS encoding diguanylate cyclase, coding for MKRAARISIGFGSTLFWTAGLVLVYMIPHKAGVADLRLSLLLGLSWALGVVLIGVAVTPAGSFWGEPSSASGRTLKTVDESTGLSNRRAFQGLVEPLLSAAERFSEKSLVVMLNVNDLDKLIDSRGDEAAEQIVVLVAQAFLDSLRGSDILARYDKDELVAFLPKASLVFAETIYERVMMNVAAQHRQMEDQHEIRFSIGFAEFDPVAPEPIERLIRRAYENMISEMGARS
- a CDS encoding DUF6429 family protein; translation: MKYDEKRVDEAVLALMHLTTFRDASGYRTWKGHDWEVLDRLHQKGFIANPKSKSRSVDLTDEGQKSSEELFRKYFS
- a CDS encoding TfoX/Sxy family protein, with translation MAYNLELEDRISELTAGWPEMVSRKMFGGVCYLIRGNMGFGIWQDYLIVRTGPETAERFLQEDGITPFDVTGKAMKGWVMVDGSRWEDPDELERWLALGRDFALSLPGK